gccttatagggtcactgtgagtcggaattgactcaataccaCACAACCACAACAAAAGTGTATGATACATTACATTCCAGAAAACtggggctcagaaaggttaagttcaTTAACCAGGATCACACATATATCCTGGCAGAATTTACATTCCGTGAGGAAATTTATATTGCATGCGTGTGAAATTTCTTATGTTTCATATTTTAGatctttaaaaagttttaatgCATGTTTTGTTCCCAAAATTACACTCTCTTGCTCCCTGGACTGTCTTTTATTACTGGATACTCTGTCCTTTCTGCTTGTTTTCACTTAATTTTGGTCTTTAGACACTGAGAGAGTGAAATTTTCTGATCCActtttatttttccatcttttgacaaAACTGGTCCAGACTATTCTACTCACTCATTGCATTTTGATTATCTGTGCATCCCTAGAGGCTCATTATGTTCCTGTGCCCCCAATAAAGAATCACAAACTAATATCTCCAAGATGTAACATTGTTGGAGGTTCCGGGTCCACATATGCATCAACCAACGAGGTGTCTGCCTTTAGAAGTTTCATGGGCACCTTCGAGTGAACATCTGTTTTCCCCTCTTGTTCAAGCTTCTGGTGAGAGAATCCCTTGTCCTCCATGTCTCCTCATAACAGGAAACATGACTGAAATTCATTAGCCGTGATCACTGTTTCTATGTCTTTGTCTGGAAAATTGAAAGCTCTAAGAGGTTAGGAATCGTGTTTGCTTTATTTACCTCTGTATTCCAGAATAGTCACGTACTCGGCCGTAGAGACATGCTGTTTTTAAATATCACTTGactagaatgaatgaatgagtaaatttcTCATCCATTTTTCACACTGAGATGCAAATTcaggttatttccttttttaagaaaaagcaaaaaaaccctCTTCTGTGAAGGAATTtaataaatcaaacaaaaaataattagaCAAAATGTAAGGGTGAACATATTTTGTCATGCTTTAATATGTGATGAACGTGAACATGATATTCTATGAAGCAAAACTATTTTAAATATCcaacataattgttgttgttgagtcggttccgactcatagcgacactatgcacaaaacaacgaaacactgccctgtcctatgccatccttgcaatcgatgttatgcttgagctcattgttgcagccactgtgtcaatccacctttgttgagggtcttcctcttttctgctgaccccgtactctgccaagcgtgatgtccttctccagggactgatccctcctgacaacatgtccaaagtatgtaagacgcagtcttgccatcctcgcctctaaggagcattctggccacacttcctccaagacagaattgttcattcttttggcattccgtggtatattcaatatctttgccaacaccacaattcaaaggcgtcaactcttcttctatcttccttattcattttccagcttccacatgctatgatgtgattgaaaataccatggcttgggtcaggcgtaccttagtcttcagggtgaggtctttgctcttcaacactttgaagagggcctttgcagcagatttgcccaatgcaatacgtcttttgatttctcaactgctgcttccatggctgttgattgtggatccaagtaaaatgaaatccttgacaacttcaatcttttctccgtttatcatgatgttgctcattggtccagttgtgaggatttttattttctttatgttgaggtgtaatccatactgaaggctgtggcctttgatcttcattagtaagtgcttcaagtcctcttcactttcagcaagcaaggttgtgctatctgcataatgtaggttgttaatgagacttcctccaatcctgataacccgttcttcttcatatagtccatcatacagattaaataggtatggtgaaagaatacaaccctgacgcacacctttcctgactttgaaccaatcagtatccccttgttctgtctgaaaaactgcctcttgatctatgctaattttcctcttgagcacaattcagtgttctggaattcccattcttcccaatgttatccatagtttgttaggatccacacagtcgaatgcctttgcatagtcaataaaacacaggtaaacatccttctggcattctctgctttcagccaagatccatctgacatcagcaatgatatccctggttccacttcctcttctgaaaccagcctgaatttctggcagttccctgtcgatatactgctgcagccgcttttcaTTAATATCAtctatatagatagataggtagatatgttgttgttgttccagtaGCACTTgctaacctctttttttttttttaattgtgatttaggtgaaagtttacagagcaaattagtttatcattaaacagttaatatacacattgttttgctACTTTGGTTACAAACCGCATGATATGCCAAccctctctccttctccatcccagattccctgtttccatttgttccattTTCCTGGCTCCTCctgcattctcatctttgcttctcagcTGTTGTGTCCATTAGTTTCCTATACATGATTGACCTAGGAAGCacttcctcacatgtattattcttGACCCTATaaatctgtctaatctttggctgaaagatgaacctcaggaatgatttcaggactgagttaaaaggctgtcgGGGGCTATattctgggggtttctccagtctctgtcagaccagcatgcctggtcttttgtgtgtctgtgtgaatttgaatttcgttctaaatttttctctcactctatccaggaccctctcttgtgatccctgccagagccaGGTGGTGGtaaatgggcaccatctagtttttctggcctcagtctggtgaacgttgtggtagttgtgtccattagttctttggactaatctttcccttgtgtctttggtcttctttattctcctttgctctagccaGAATggaatttttatatgtttttatttctctctcccccTTTTTCTTACATAAAAATTCTTAGGTTATATTTATCTAAAAACAAGAAACAACTAATTTTTGCTGAAAAAAAATGCTTCTATCCATAAATCTTttcaaaactaaataaaccctatAAAATTAAccttatcaaaatattttttaacaattCACAAGCTCTCATGATCCGATATACAAAAACGAATCCCAAACTCATACCTCCATCAATAGCATTTTTGCACATGGTAGAGCCGTGTATCCAACTGCTGGTAAGACTCCTGTCAATAAAACTTCATGTCTCCCAGGCACTTTAGAAAGGACATCtaatatttccttttcttcccagCATCTTTCATAGCTAAAGTTATTGTGTAAgaacatcatttttaaaaaattctttcagtAGTATTTAATATAGTTGGAATTAAGTAAACATCAGtattgtttttatgtttctttCCCTGTATCACTGAAAGTTCTAGCACGGAGAGGATCGTGTTTGATTCGTTCACCTGGATTTGACGGCAATTATATAATCTACCACTTACTCATTGGACACACATGGCATGAATACAATGAATGAGTGAGTAAATACATTTTACCATCTGTTCTCCAATTTCTTTTACAAAATTAGGGCTTTGATTTTATTCTTCAAGAATGAATTCAAGAAATTTTCTTTGATAAGAATTTATTACATAAGACATAATacaaatttaattaaataaataatagaaaggtggatatgttttataaattttaatacaatgtaaatatggaatttttaaaaacaaaaatgtagaTATTACAAATTTGGTAACAAGccagaaaaaatcaataaacataaataaataaataaagagggaGGCAGACGGATAGTCAGGACAGTCATCTCCTAAAGACTGATGTCCTTGGAGCTGAATATTTTTCACATATACTTTTTTAATACTGCTGTCAAAGAAATTGCTGGATTTAAACTCATAAATTGTGACTAGAGCAGAAATAAGCATCTTCTGAAATGACCAGAGATATGCATGCAAGTGCGATAGGGCATATCAGTCATTGTAAGTGAAGTCAAGATGAACTCAtgtcaccatcctttcttcttaaCCTTTCTTGCAAGTTTGTCGAAGAAGAGAAGGATCCCCTGATTTCCACTCTGACAACTTCCCAGGCACACTCACTGTATTCCTTCTCTTTCAGATAGGAACAGATTCCCTCAAAGTACTCCTTCACAGCCACTTCAGGGGCCTCAATGGGCAGGACAGATTTTTCCTCTTCCGTTGCCTGCACGAAGCAGGTCTCCAAGTCTTTCTGCTGTTTAAGGAGTCCACTGAGGAGCTGGTGCAGGCGGGTAGTGTTCCAAGGAGAAAAGGAGTCCTTTCTATGGAAGAGTTCAAAGATCTGCTGGAGCATCTCGTGGAGGAAAGCGATGGCCTGGGCCTTCTGGAGCTGGCTGCCATCCACCATCTCCTGGGGGAATCTGAAGTCCTTTCTGTCATTCAGACAGAAGAAAGTGGGGAGTCTCTGCATTTGGTCCAGAAGGTCAACGGTCTTCTCACTAGCCAGGCTGTGGTTTTGAGGCAGATCACAGCCCAGAGATAGAGCAGGGCCACAGCCgaacaccaccagggctgtcaGTAAACAGAGCAGGAGGGCCATTGGGAGAACTGAGGATGCTGCTGGCGCGACTGAGCTGGGCGTTTGGTTGAACCTTGGAGCCTAGGTTCTCTGAAGACATTCGTTCTATCATGGCTTTTATATAGGGAACATAAGAGTTCTCATTTTCGAAACCATCCTCAATATTAAACTTTTGCTTCCCTTTTTTCGTTTTCATATAAGCATTTTCCATATGGCCTGAGAAGATGTCATCAAAGTCTAAATTTTTGCAATAGAACTTTAATTTTCTCAGTAAATTTCAGGTGTTCCAATGTAAGTGGATACTTGTAAAAAACATCTTTGTCATATAGTCCACAATTTAGGTGGATATGTAAATACTCTTATACACACcatctatatgtatatacacacattacTCTTCTTTGTGCTGGGAACAAAGCCCTCATCCTGGGCTTTCTTTTTGCCCCCCTTACTTTACATAGGAAGTCAAAGTCAGACTCCCTCAGCCCCATGGCTTTTGTCACAAGTAAGCTCTTTAGGACAAAGCCTagattttgttctctgttttattCATAGCTGAGCCTGATGATTATTAGTGAATAAGAATCTCCAACTGTTCTCTACCTTCTACAATACAATCATGTAGGTCTGTGTGCTTTTGCTTCACCAGGGCCACAAGGTTAGTAGTTTAATAGCCATTGCCCTTTCTTTCCACTCTTTCTTACTGGATGTCTACAGTCCTCCTCAGGCTGTGCCAGTACCCGCAGCAGGAATCCTAGTTCCTTGCAGGTGCTTATGGGTGTAGAGATTCTAATTACAAGATGAATTTATTGTCAACCTTTCCCCAGCACTACCCcactcacaaggtaattatcacAGTGTAACACCCTCTCCTTTAGAGTGACAGAGTGTTCTTAAACAAAACTTTCCTGGACTCACTTGCTGAGGGCCACTGACCACATCCAGATGGCTTTAGACCCCTTTTACTGAGGAGGAGTTTTTTGTTGTCAAATCATTAATCCTCCAGAACGTTCACCTGTGCTCCTAGGCTGTTGGTGTGAAGGACGCTAGTTATCATTGCTGACCTCCGCCTCTCCTGacctattgtcttagttatctagtgctgctgtaacagaaataccacaagtgtatggctttcacaaagagaaatttattctctcacagtccagtaggctacaagtccaaattcagcgcaTCAGCTGCAGCGGAAGTCTTTTGCTTTCTGTAGACTCTGAATGAAGGtctctgtcatcaatctttccttggttgAGGATCTTACCATCTGCAggggccccgggtccaaaggatgccctctgctcccagagctgttttcttggtggtatgaagtccccttgTCTGTatgctcccttctttcttttatatctcaaaagagattggcttaagacacaatctaacctTGTTGATTGAGTtcacataactgctgcctatccctcCTCATCAacatcgtagagataggatttacaacacttaggaaaatcacatcaaatgacaaaatggtggatgatcacacaatactgggaatcttggcctagccaaattaagatgtacattttgggggaataaaattcaacccatgacacctcTGTACATAACTACTAAATATGTCTATGGCCTTCAGATCCTAATAGCAAAAGATTTTCTGGTCTATGTAGGTAGAGGAATAACCCAATTGTAATTCTTTTACTTTTAGTAgccaaatcatttttattttgccaAGTACAGCTTTTATTAGTCAACTTTCTTACTGAAACTATTGAACAGTTGTTGTGCTTGAAGTTTCTGAGCTAGACACAGTCTTTCTTTTACATTAGTGatttttcattttcaatttttgtTAACGTTTTTCATGTTGTGGTTTACTGGGCAAGGTTGTCTTGCTGCCTCTGCATTACTCCATTTCATCTTGCGGTTAACACAAAAAAAGGGAAGCAAAAGAAAGGCAAAGGAACTGTATCATTTTTCTCTATGAGTTTTAGGATGCCagattttttgtttcttatttcaaCTTTCCTAGAAAGCAAAATTTGACAGTTGTTTGTGggcgaaaagaaaacaaatattaagtCTGACTGTCACAAAAGTGAAAGGAGGGAAGTGACCTTTTAGCTGACAAAGTGATGACGTGAAAGCTAACAAAATTGGGGACTAAGGACTATGGTAGATGAGAAGAAGGAAGGTAATACTGAAGTAAGCAAAGGCAGCAAAATGGTTGCTACTGCCAGCAGCTTAAGTGGGTCAATGGACAGCCTTCAGCTTTGCAAAACCAACTCTCTGATTTATCTTTCACTTAACCCACATGTCTTCAGCTCTGGGGAGAGAAAGGAGTCAGATAATGCCTGAGTGCCCCTCTCGAGCATTTCACCGAGGTAAAGAAATTTACTCAGGTGATGAGTAGAATGGTTTCAGGAACTACAATTAAAAGAAAGGGAATTGGGTGATTCAAAGATATTCTGTTCTTAATCTGGATATTTAtcaaaatgatatttaaaaatgataacagcaAATTTTATTGTCTTGCTAAGTATGGACCACCCTTTTTTCTAAGATATTTACAAATATGAACAGAATTGTCTAGGCAACACTATGTGGATTATACTCATTTATTAAAATTGTCTAGAGAAATGAACTAGTCAGAAGGTAACAAAATTCTACAGTAAAAACTATAGAAAGAGTTGAAATAATGATTATCTGGAAGGGCCCATTAAAGGAAGTGTGGGATAGAAATGGACATGCAATTTATGAACAAAAGAGAGACCCTGGCATTAAATCCATAGTGCTGGGAAGGTCAAGTGACAAAGGATTCTGGGTTCCAACTCAAATGCCAAAGTTTTACCATCTCTTATTTAACAACGGACAGAAGGCATggtgtaaatggattaaactacGCAGACTCCTATAAATCTATTTACTTTTAACTCAAGTTTTCTTCTgtataaacaaaataagaatgaacaaaaagcaaacaacaatttcCACTTTGAAGATTGCCGTGGATACGGGCTCTGACTTTTCTCCTTCACGGCCTCCCTGATTCCATGGATGAGCGTCTCCAAGGCCAATCTGTTCTCATTACCAAGGACAACAACTCAGTTTCTCACCTGTCTTCCAAACTGAACTTCCCGTTGTCTACTGACTAGTAGATGTTTTTTACTTGCTTTCGGGCCCCAATTCTCAGGAAAGGTTCCAAACACTAAGCTTAAATGTGTCCACCCAGTGCACTATGTACCtactggaaagaaaagaaagagaattcaTCCAGCAATGTCACTTTCAATTAACTAAAATAAATCAATGAATTTTCACTGCCATTAGAAATTGTGATATTCCAGTATATACATTACTAACATTTGCTCTGCTGAGAAAACTGTGCCTTACTTGTTACTAAGTACTCAAATGCCATCCTGTGACCCTTTTGTTCAagtgttgtttcattttgtttttagaagGAGGCTGCAACATGACCTGAATTTAATAGCTTCCTTGGATCGCATTGGCTCCATGAATCATTTTCCCTGGGCTGTGATGACTTGCTACATtctagaaaggaaagaaaagtgtGCTGCTGGCACTGGAGTAACTCTCGTGCCTTCCCATACTCTATGGGCTGCTGTGATATCAGTGGCATGGGTGCTGGGGGCACTGATGATGTCCATGTCTCTATTGGAGAGCTTCATGCTCTCGGGCTTCTCCTCCTGTGAATCCAAATGATTTGAAGACATAATTGACTTACTGCTGCCTATTCTACTGTTCCACCTCTTGAAGCCCTGCCATGTTCTAGTCAACACTTTAAACATCTCATTTCTCCTTTGAAGCTCTCAAACTGCAACTGACTCTTTCAACGTGCTTCAAGTTCCATGACGTACACTTTGGTTTTTGAGTAAATGAGAGCCCTGTGCCTGCCGCATCTCCTGCTTGTAGAATTGGAATGTGGACGTGCCTAAGTGAGGCATAGGTGAGCTCCTGGATTCTTCACCAGTTCATTCGATGTAGATGTGTGGTCAGTGAAGGCGATAAAGCTCCCTCCGGTTACTGTGTTTCTGTGTTCAGCTGGTCATGCATGGGATATTGTTTGCTTCAGTGCAAGGCTTGGCGTGTAGAGAGAGTCGAGGCATGGCGATATTCACACTTTTGATCCCTGTGTCCCCAAACTCAGCTATCTCCAGCTGATAATGCAACGCGGCCCCCTAAAGCCATTCTAGGGAACTGCAGCAACAACCAGGGCCTCTTGGCCCCCTTCTCTGGTTGAGCACCTTGGTAGTTAACATCAAGCAATACTGAGGGACCTGTGTAGGGCCGGTGTGTGGTGAGCGCCTTGCTGCTGACAGAATCCCAAACCCACACTTGATctccaatattttaaaatatataacagaTTCATCACCTATGGATATGACCATAATGTGGTGATAGAGATTTGTGAGGCATAGAGACAGCACAGCACCAAATCATACAACTTTTGCTCCCCAAACATAAAAATAAGAACACTCAAAATGTAAAATTGcgtgggggcggggccaagatggcggactatgtggacgctaccgcagatccctcttgcaacaaagactcagaaaaacaaatgaatcaatcacatacataacaatctatgaaccctgaacaacaaacacagatttagagacagagaacgaacaaatacggggaggcagcaattgttttcagagcctggagccagcttaccaggcaggtgacctttggcgCCCgttttggggcagagcccaggggggcagatggcacaaacaaggggcccagccctggcccccaaactcattccgggagggggccctgCCGGTTCGCAtgggcggcgtggcggcgcagccggtgggagaagtccccaggaggcagtgacaggtcttggagcagggagagcagcgtcccagccgggaagccgtcccactgggattttggcggGGTGCGGGCACGGCATAagtgcggggagctgctccacccccctgaactaaccccggaaggGGGCCCACCCGGTTCGggtgggcggcgtggcgacgcagcccgtgggagaagtccccgggaggcagtgacaggtcttggagtggggagagcagcgtcccagccggggagccgtcccaccgggattttggcggggcgcGCACGGCATAAgctggggagctgctccacccccctgaactagccccggggggggcccagccggttcgcggagGCGGCGTGGTGATGCGGCCGGTGGGGGAGGTCCCcggggaggcagcaactggtcttggagcgggagagcggcatcccagccgggatgCGCAGTCGCGGcacaggcgcggggagctgctccgctcgcctgagctgaccccggggagGACCAGCCGGTTCGCCGGGGCGGTGCGGCGAcatggcgggacggggagtccctgggaggcagcgactgattttggagtcgggagtgcactgtcccagtagggaaaccttgacgttgggcgtggggctggcagcggaggatctgaccgtgactccagcgggccagaccccccggaggcaatctccacacagccagcacacataggcgacacgccctgtggaaatctcagatataatagtcattccaagcaatacaagcaactctggctatattctgaggtgcaactctcctatctctctgatccctcccccaccctctccaggtggcttcattaatatccgaatagcctgagccagagggaggactctgatagggatctgactgcatttttttttagcagattttctggaaaaactagtttcccggtgatggctcggagacagcagtccatattaaacctcataaagaagcagaccatgacagcttctccaaccccccaaacaaaagaatcgaaatctttcccaaatgaagatacaatcctggaattatcagatacagaatataaaaaactaacttacagaatgcttcaagacatcacaaacgaaataaggcaaactgcagaaaaagccaaggaacacactgataaaactgttgaagaactcaaaaagattattcaaggacatagtggaaaaattaataagttgcaagaatccatagagagacagcatgtagaaatccaaaagattaacaataaagttacagaattagacaacgcaataggaagtcagaggagcagactcgagcaattagaatgcagactgggacatctggaggaccagggaatcaacaccaacatagctgaaaaaaatcagataaaagaattaaaaaaaatgaagaaaccctaagaatcatgtgggactctatcaagaaggataagttgcgggtgattggagtcccagaacagggaggagggacagaaaacacagagaaaatagttgaagaactcctgacagaaaacttccctgacatcatgaaagacgaaaggatatctatccaagatgctcatcgaaccccatttaagattgatccaaaaagaaaaacaccaagacatattatcatcaaactcaccaaaaccaaagataaacagaaaattttaaaagcagccagggagaaaagaaaggtttccttcaagggagaaacaataagaatacgttctgactactcagcagaaaccatgcaggcaagaagggaatgggacgacatatacagaacactgaaggagaaaaactgccagacaaggatcatatatccagcaaaactctctctgaaatatgaaggcgaaattaagatatttacagagaaacacaagtttagagaatttgcaaaaaccaaaccaaagctacaagaaatactaaaggatattgtttggtcagaaaaccaataatatcaggtaccagcacaatacaagg
This DNA window, taken from Loxodonta africana isolate mLoxAfr1 chromosome 9, mLoxAfr1.hap2, whole genome shotgun sequence, encodes the following:
- the LOC135232311 gene encoding interferon omega-2-like; protein product: MALLLCLLTALVVFGCGPALSLGCDLPQNHSLASEKTVDLLDQMQRLPTFFCLNDRKDFRFPQEMVDGSQLQKAQAIAFLHEMLQQIFELFHRKDSFSPWNTTRLHQLLSGLLKQQKDLETCFVQATEEEKSVLPIEAPEVAVKEYFEGICSYLKEKEYSECAWEVVRVEIRGSFSSSTNLQERLRRKDGDMSSS